From Myxocyprinus asiaticus isolate MX2 ecotype Aquarium Trade chromosome 10, UBuf_Myxa_2, whole genome shotgun sequence, the proteins below share one genomic window:
- the LOC127447448 gene encoding gamma-crystallin M2-like, producing MTTSGMNMCRAVFYEDRNFQGRSYECTSDCADMSPYLNRCHSCRVESGCFMMYDRPNYMGNQYFFKRGEYADYMSMFGMSDCIRSCRMIPMYRGPFRMRIYERENFMGQMYEMMDDCDNIMDRYRMSHCNSCHVMDGHWLMYEQPNYRGRMHYFRPGEYRSFSNMGGMRFMSMRRIVDSYY from the exons ATGACTACCTCTGGAATGAACATGTGCAGG GCGGTCTTCTACGAGGACAGGAATTTCCAGGGTCGCTCATATGAGTGCACGAGCGACTGTGCTGACATGTCCCCTTACCTGAACCGCTGCCACTCTTGCAGAGTAGAGAGCGGCTGTTTCATGATGTATGACCGTCCCAACTACATGGGAAATCAGTATTTCTTTAAGAGGGGTGAATATGCTGATTACATGTCTATGTTTGGAATGAGTGACTGTATCAGGTCCTGCCGTATGATTCCTATG TACAGAGGACCCTTCAGAATGAGGATCTACGAGAGGGAGAACTTCATGGGCCAGATGTACGAGATGATGGATGACTGTGACAACATCATGGACCGTTACCGCATGTCTCACTGCAATTCTTGCCATGTGATGGACGGTCACTGGCTCATGTATGAGCAGCCCAACTACAGAGGCAGGATGCACTACTTTAGGCCTGGAGAGTACAGGAGCTTCAGCAACATGGGTGGCATGAGATTCATGAGCATGAGGCGTATTGTTGATTCCTATTattaa